In Solanum stenotomum isolate F172 chromosome 6, ASM1918654v1, whole genome shotgun sequence, one DNA window encodes the following:
- the LOC125866935 gene encoding shaggy-related protein kinase epsilon-like produces the protein MNVMRRLKSIASGRSSVSDSGGDISLKRLKIEQKVDHRVDIEIQMEERCTIAPKDDVTSTSEGSDASTLTVDTRQEKSGKKELPNEMRIREKNSYDHEDDLKDMEPTVVSGNGTETGQIIVTTLSGRNGQKKQTLSYMAERVVGTGSFGVVFQAKCLETGESVAIKKVLQDRRYKNRELQIMRMLDHPNAVHLRHCFYSTTEKNEVYLNLVLEYVSETVYRVSRHYSRVNHHMPIIYVQLYTYQICRALNYMHNVIGVCHRDIKPQNLLVNPHTHQLKICDFGSAKMLVPGEPNIAYICSRYYRAPELIFGATEYTTAIDMWSAGCVFAELLLGQPLFPGESGVDQLVEIIKILGTPTREEIRCMNPNYTEFKFPQIKAHPWHKIFQRKIPPEAVDLASRLLQYSPTLRCTALEACAHPFFDDLRKPNACLPNGRPLPPLFNFTPQELSGAHTELRQRLIPEHTRK, from the exons ATGAATGTGATGCGTCGCCTCAAGAGCATTGCTTCTGGACGATCTTCCGTTTCCGATTCT GGAGGGGATATTAGCCTAAAGAGACTGAAGATTGAGCAAAAAGTAGATCACAGGGTTGATATTGAAATTCAAATGGAAGAGCGATGTACTATAGCGCCAAAGGATGATGTGACTTCTACATCTGAGGGAAGTGATGCAAGTACATTGACTGTCGATACTAGGCAAGAAAAATCTGGAAAGAAGGAGCTTCCAAATGAAATGAGAATTAGAGAGAAAAACTCTTATGACCACGAGGATGACTTAAAG GATATGGAGCCTACTGTTGTTAGTGGTAATGGAACAGAAACAGGCCAGATAATTGTGACTACTCTGAGTGGTCGAAATGGACAGAAGAAACAG ACACTGTCTTACATGGCTGAACGTGTGGTGGGTACGGGTTCATTTGGAGTTGTATTTCAG gCTAAGTGCCTAGAAACAGGTGAATCTGTGGCCATAAAGAAGGTCTTGCAGGATAGGAGATACAAGAACAGGGAACTACAGATTATGCGCATGCTTGATCATCCTAATGCTGTTCACCTGAGACACTGTTTCTATTCTACTACTGAGAAGAATGAAGTTTACCTTAACCTTGTTCTGGAGTATGTGTCTGAAACTGTGTACCGAGTTTCAAGGCACTACAGCCGAGTGAACCATCACATGCCCATCATATATGTTCAATTGTACACATACCAG ATATGTCGGGCTCTGAATTACATGCACAATGTAATTGGGGTATGTCACCGTGATATTAAACCTCAGAATCTTTTG GTTAATCCACACACTCATCAGTTAAAGATATGTGATTTTGGAAGTGCAAAGATGCTG GTGCCTGGGGAGCCCAATATAGCCTACATTTGTTCTAGGTATTATAGAGCGCCTGAATTGATCTTTGGGGCTACAGAGTACACAACTGCAATTGATATGTGGTCAGCTGGTTGCGTTTTCGCTGAGCTACTTTTGGGACAG CCTCTTTTCCCTGGAGAAAGTGGTGTTGATCAGCTGGTGGAGATAATCAAG ATTTTGGGGACACCAACTAGAGAGGAAATTAGGTGCATGAATCCAAACTATACAGAGTTCAAGTTTCCTCAAATCAAAGCTCACCCGTGGCACAAG atatttcaaagaaaaataccCCCTGAAGCAGTAGATCTGGCGTCAAGGTTGCTGCAGTATTCACCAACTCTCCGATGTACTGCT TTGGAGGCATGTGCACACCCTTTCTTTGATGATCTGAGGAAACCAAATGCTTGCTTGCCTAATGGACGACCTTTGCCACCTCTATTCAACTTCACACCTCAAG AACTTTCTGGTGCACATACTGAACTGAGACAACGCCTTATTCCTGAGCACACGAGGAAGTGA